Proteins found in one Paenibacillus sp. FSL R10-2782 genomic segment:
- a CDS encoding ketoacyl-ACP synthase III: MLNSKAKLTALGTYVPERILTNADLEKLVDTSDEWIVQRTGMRERRIAAEDQYVSDLCIQAVTRMINLYNVNINEVDMIIVATSTPDYYFPSTASRIQAHFNIPDTGSMDVSAACAGFTYGLHLANGLITGGLHRKVLVVGAETLSKITDYTDRTTCVLFGDGAGAALVEYDEDEGSFLTADIGSYGQGGVHLYRAGLSDYLDGEKLQANGFLVQNGREVYKWAVRSVPAGVERLLEQAGMKNEDLDWFVPHSANLRMIESICERGAIPLEKTLTSVEFYGNTSAASIPLALQCGLDDGRLRYGQRVLLYGFGGGLTYAGLLLKWSVPDL; encoded by the coding sequence TTGTTAAATTCTAAAGCAAAGCTTACGGCCCTGGGTACTTATGTACCTGAACGGATTTTGACGAATGCTGACTTGGAGAAGCTTGTGGATACTAGTGACGAGTGGATTGTGCAACGAACGGGTATGCGTGAACGACGAATTGCGGCTGAAGATCAATATGTATCTGATTTATGTATTCAGGCCGTTACACGTATGATTAACCTCTATAACGTAAATATAAACGAGGTTGATATGATCATTGTAGCGACAAGTACACCTGATTACTACTTTCCAAGCACAGCTTCACGGATTCAGGCACATTTTAATATTCCAGATACGGGATCCATGGATGTAAGTGCAGCATGTGCAGGATTCACCTATGGACTTCACCTGGCTAATGGGCTTATTACGGGTGGTCTACACCGTAAGGTGTTAGTGGTGGGAGCGGAAACGTTGTCTAAAATTACAGATTATACGGACCGGACGACTTGTGTACTTTTTGGAGATGGCGCAGGGGCTGCTCTTGTTGAATATGACGAGGATGAAGGATCATTTTTGACCGCAGATATCGGAAGCTATGGGCAGGGGGGAGTTCATCTCTATCGGGCAGGCTTATCTGATTATTTAGATGGAGAAAAGCTGCAAGCTAATGGATTTCTTGTTCAAAATGGACGTGAGGTTTATAAATGGGCTGTTCGCTCTGTCCCAGCGGGAGTAGAACGGTTATTAGAGCAGGCTGGAATGAAGAATGAGGACCTTGACTGGTTTGTACCGCATAGCGCCAATCTGAGAATGATCGAATCCATATGTGAGCGAGGGGCAATACCTTTGGAAAAGACGCTGACAAGTGTAGAGTTTTATGGCAATACATCGGCGGCATCTATTCCTTTGGCTTTACAGTGCGGTTTGGATGATGGGCGTTTACGGTATGGGCAGCGGGTATTGTTATATGGGTTCGGAGGGGGCCTGACTTATGCAGGTCTGCTGTTAAAATGGAGCGTGCCTGATTTGTAA